The following proteins are encoded in a genomic region of Thermococcus henrietii:
- a CDS encoding DMT family transporter, which produces MNRGKAQIALAMLIWGSVGIFGRLSGLSGLGVAFARVSLGALVLLPILGLRRKLGNALRELRERPYHMLALGTALALNWVFLFTAFNYTTIANAVLVYYTAPVLATLISWRFLHERLDAGKVLSLAIAFTGLLLITSSQRISLSDKEFTGIVFAFLGALFYALIPNLGRFLRGVDGESLTFLQLAVASVVLIPFVAVENVGSPVWWAIAVLVLLHTVFALYIYMDGLKKVEVKDASLLSYLDPLSAIVYAFLVFGEVPGVRTVIGGALILLASAIDLARGS; this is translated from the coding sequence ATGAACCGGGGAAAGGCCCAGATAGCGCTTGCAATGCTTATATGGGGGAGCGTCGGGATATTCGGCAGGCTCTCCGGGCTTTCCGGCCTGGGCGTCGCCTTTGCGAGGGTTTCGCTTGGAGCGCTCGTCCTTCTCCCAATCCTCGGCCTCAGGAGAAAGCTCGGAAACGCTTTGAGAGAGCTTAGAGAGAGGCCCTATCACATGCTCGCGCTCGGGACGGCCTTAGCTTTGAATTGGGTCTTCCTCTTCACGGCCTTCAACTACACAACCATAGCGAACGCAGTTCTCGTTTACTACACCGCCCCGGTTCTGGCGACGCTGATTTCATGGCGCTTCCTCCATGAAAGGCTCGACGCAGGAAAGGTTCTGAGCCTCGCCATAGCCTTCACGGGACTGCTCCTCATAACATCTTCCCAGAGAATCAGCCTCTCCGACAAGGAATTCACAGGAATCGTGTTCGCGTTTCTGGGAGCGCTCTTCTATGCCCTGATTCCGAACCTCGGCAGGTTCCTGAGGGGCGTTGACGGTGAGAGCCTAACCTTCCTCCAGCTGGCGGTAGCGTCAGTCGTTTTAATTCCCTTTGTGGCCGTTGAGAACGTTGGAAGCCCGGTCTGGTGGGCAATAGCGGTTCTCGTCTTGCTCCACACGGTGTTCGCCCTCTACATCTACATGGACGGGCTGAAGAAGGTGGAGGTCAAAGACGCCTCTTTGTTGAGCTACCTCGACCCGCTGAGCGCGATAGTTTACGCGTTCCTAGTCTTTGGAGAGGTGCCGGGAGTTAGAACCGTGATAGGTGGCGCCCTAATTCTGCTCGCCTCAGCTATTGATTTGGCGAGGGGGTCGTAG
- the priS gene encoding DNA primase catalytic subunit PriS: protein MAELLREVSREERELYYKGEWKAERIPEFILDSLEKREFGFDHTGEGPSDRKNVFTDVRDLEDYVKATSPYAIYTSVALYREPAQMEGWLGAELVFDIDAKDLPLRRCMDRHPSGQVCPICLEDAKELARDTLVVLKEDFGFENVHVIYSGRGYHIRVLDEWALRLDAKAREKILAYISASEEVTYEDVMSRRIMLSSGYFRVFRLRFGYFIRRANENHLISAGIKKGLARKLLSDESRERIVRSFVERGLLAAFPSGVGYKTLIRLFSISSTFSKAYFDGRVTVDVKRILRLPSSLHSKVGLIATYIGPDEGKLERFNPFRDAVPEFRKEEVKEAYEEWEQSL, encoded by the coding sequence GTGGCTGAACTGCTCAGAGAGGTCAGCAGGGAGGAGAGGGAGCTCTACTACAAGGGCGAGTGGAAGGCCGAGAGGATTCCGGAGTTCATCCTTGATAGCCTCGAAAAGCGCGAGTTCGGCTTCGACCACACCGGGGAGGGGCCGAGCGACAGGAAGAACGTATTCACCGACGTTAGAGATTTGGAGGACTACGTTAAGGCCACCTCCCCCTACGCAATCTACACATCGGTTGCGCTCTACCGCGAGCCGGCCCAGATGGAGGGCTGGCTCGGTGCAGAGCTCGTCTTCGACATAGACGCCAAGGACTTGCCCCTCAGGAGGTGTATGGACAGGCACCCGAGCGGGCAGGTGTGCCCAATCTGCCTGGAGGACGCGAAGGAGCTCGCGAGGGACACCCTGGTTGTCCTTAAGGAGGACTTCGGCTTCGAGAACGTCCACGTGATTTACTCCGGCAGGGGCTACCACATAAGGGTTCTCGACGAGTGGGCGTTGAGGCTCGACGCCAAGGCCCGCGAGAAAATTTTAGCCTACATCAGCGCCTCGGAGGAGGTAACCTATGAGGACGTGATGAGCAGGAGGATTATGCTGTCGAGTGGCTACTTCAGGGTTTTCCGCCTCCGCTTCGGTTACTTCATAAGGAGGGCCAACGAGAACCACCTGATAAGCGCGGGGATAAAGAAGGGCCTTGCCAGAAAACTCCTGAGCGATGAGAGCCGGGAGAGAATCGTCAGGAGCTTCGTCGAGAGGGGTCTGCTGGCGGCCTTTCCAAGCGGGGTTGGCTACAAAACCCTCATAAGACTCTTCTCGATATCGAGTACGTTCTCCAAGGCCTACTTCGACGGGCGCGTTACAGTTGACGTCAAGAGAATCCTCCGCCTGCCGTCGAGCCTGCACTCCAAGGTGGGGTTGATAGCGACCTACATCGGCCCAGACGAGGGGAAACTCGAGCGCTTTAACCCCTTCAGGGACGCCGTGCCAGAGTTCAGGAAGGAGGAAGTGAAGGAAGCGTACGAGGAGTGGGAGCAGTCGCTATGA
- the priL gene encoding DNA primase large subunit PriL → MPDPFGREAQELIRREFGDVLTLLERIPSSIDPDEAISLVRWMLESKEPPENLLTVDTLEELRDLFRFYALLGALAFSPYGIEAEFVKKATARLYRARIERKGLLEGSLLKIEPAKGIPERDRKILERAMDRSLPEEERGKLKLKYRMHLSEFLELWEGSLKEVYVRKGYAYLRWDEALKLWEMAFERRFDRAVGLLADVRDELPGFYEELKEKLEELAGEYFKERLEKLGKVGAKPLRFDLFPPCVKEALKGVPAGMRNYAITVLLTSFLSYARICPNPPRKDVRVKDCVSDLRVVEEEILPVIIEAGNRCKPPLFEDQPHEIKNIWYHLGFGLTDKPTLEDSGNSTWYFPPNCDKIRANAPQLCKPDRYCRGVKNPLTYYLRRLAREERSETGEGGEEGG, encoded by the coding sequence ATGCCCGACCCCTTTGGAAGGGAGGCACAGGAACTAATAAGGCGTGAATTCGGCGATGTTTTAACGCTCCTTGAGAGAATCCCCTCAAGCATAGACCCAGATGAAGCCATCTCACTCGTCAGGTGGATGCTCGAATCAAAGGAGCCCCCCGAAAACCTCCTCACCGTCGACACACTTGAGGAGCTCAGAGACCTTTTCCGATTCTACGCCCTCCTCGGGGCGCTGGCTTTCTCCCCTTACGGTATCGAGGCCGAGTTCGTGAAGAAAGCGACCGCGAGGCTCTACCGCGCGAGAATAGAGAGAAAGGGCTTGCTGGAGGGTAGCCTTCTAAAGATTGAGCCGGCAAAGGGAATACCTGAAAGGGACAGGAAGATACTGGAGAGGGCGATGGACAGAAGTCTGCCCGAGGAGGAGAGGGGGAAACTCAAGCTGAAGTACAGAATGCACTTGAGCGAGTTCCTTGAGCTCTGGGAGGGGTCGCTGAAAGAGGTCTACGTGAGGAAAGGATACGCCTACCTCCGCTGGGACGAGGCGTTAAAGCTCTGGGAGATGGCCTTCGAGAGGCGCTTCGACAGGGCCGTTGGTCTTCTCGCGGACGTCAGGGACGAACTCCCCGGGTTCTACGAGGAGCTCAAAGAGAAGCTTGAGGAGCTCGCCGGGGAGTACTTCAAGGAGAGGCTTGAGAAGCTCGGAAAGGTTGGCGCGAAACCGCTCCGCTTCGACCTCTTCCCGCCGTGCGTTAAAGAAGCCCTAAAAGGCGTCCCCGCTGGAATGAGGAACTATGCGATTACGGTCCTTTTAACGAGCTTCCTGAGCTACGCGCGCATCTGTCCAAATCCGCCGAGGAAGGACGTCCGCGTTAAGGACTGCGTGAGCGATTTAAGGGTCGTCGAGGAGGAGATTCTACCCGTTATCATTGAGGCCGGCAACCGCTGCAAGCCGCCGCTCTTCGAGGACCAGCCCCACGAGATTAAGAACATCTGGTACCACCTCGGCTTCGGATTAACCGACAAGCCAACGCTCGAGGACAGCGGGAACTCAACGTGGTACTTCCCGCCGAACTGCGACAAGATAAGGGCCAACGCTCCCCAGCTATGCAAGCCGGACAGGTACTGCAGGGGGGTCAAGAACCCGCTGACCTACTATCTGAGAAGGCTCGCGAGGGAGGAGCGGAGCGAAACCGGTGAAGGGGGTGAGGAGGGTGGCTGA
- a CDS encoding ATPase domain-containing protein, whose translation MTREMWQVRRVKTGIPGFDDLVEGGFPEGTTVLVTGPTGSGKTTFAVQFVYKGVELYDEPGVIVTLEERAQDLRREMRTFGWDIEQYEKQGKIAIVDGVSAVVGLPSEEQYVLEGNLNAEDFLRYIYRVVKAINARRLVIDSIPSIAFRLKKEEEIREMLLQLNTILLEMGVTSILTTEAPDPGRGKISRYGVEEYISRGVILLDFIEREVELKRYLLIRKMRETRHSMKKYPFEITEEGIVVYPSGEIY comes from the coding sequence ATGACCAGAGAGATGTGGCAAGTTCGCAGGGTCAAGACCGGGATTCCCGGTTTTGACGACCTCGTTGAGGGGGGATTCCCAGAGGGAACCACGGTCCTTGTAACCGGTCCCACCGGAAGCGGTAAGACAACGTTCGCGGTTCAGTTCGTTTACAAGGGTGTTGAACTCTACGATGAGCCTGGAGTGATAGTTACCCTAGAGGAGCGGGCACAGGACTTGAGAAGGGAGATGAGGACCTTCGGTTGGGATATTGAGCAGTACGAGAAACAGGGAAAGATAGCAATCGTTGACGGTGTCAGCGCGGTCGTTGGGCTCCCATCGGAGGAACAGTACGTTCTCGAGGGCAATCTCAACGCCGAGGACTTCCTTCGTTACATCTACCGCGTCGTTAAGGCAATCAACGCCAGAAGGCTCGTTATAGATTCAATTCCCTCGATAGCCTTCCGCCTCAAGAAGGAGGAAGAAATCAGGGAAATGCTTCTTCAGCTCAATACGATACTTCTTGAGATGGGCGTCACGTCAATCCTCACAACCGAGGCTCCCGACCCCGGCAGGGGCAAAATCAGCAGGTACGGCGTCGAGGAGTACATCTCCAGGGGCGTCATCCTTCTCGACTTCATCGAGAGGGAGGTTGAACTCAAGCGCTACCTCCTAATCAGGAAGATGCGCGAAACTCGGCACTCGATGAAGAAGTACCCCTTCGAGATAACCGAAGAGGGCATCGTCGTCTACCCAAGCGGGGAAATCTACTGA
- a CDS encoding tripartite tricarboxylate transporter permease, giving the protein MLREALLGLLLGTFTGITPGIHVNTLASLLRGFGLSAVVLFAMGLTHTFLDVIPSTFLGVPDEGTALGVLPAHRLVLSGRGLEVVRIALIASFLAVIFFLPLVPLYLLLAPLYRPAFGKFAVLLLIILLVFTERSVKRIYALFVVLLSGLLGLFILSLPLNEPFYVLFTGLFGVPVIVSSLLAGAKRVEPGSPELEITPRRLTLFSFMGTLFGMLASLLPAFTASQAALLGSFISRDERSFLTIVYSVNTANFLFAFLNFLETGRERNGVVTLMEPLSVKALPAFLLVALFVGLAVLLYGESLARFLAGALSRLPYRFINLTVLAFLVLLAFIFDGLPGLFALTASSIVGYLTVLLGVKRTACMGSLMLPVLLR; this is encoded by the coding sequence TTGCTCCGGGAAGCACTGTTAGGCCTCCTGCTCGGCACTTTCACGGGAATAACGCCGGGAATTCATGTGAACACTTTGGCTTCCCTTCTCCGCGGTTTCGGCCTAAGCGCGGTCGTTCTCTTTGCGATGGGATTAACTCACACGTTCCTCGACGTAATCCCTTCAACTTTTCTTGGAGTTCCCGATGAAGGAACGGCCCTCGGCGTTTTGCCGGCTCACCGGCTCGTGCTCAGCGGTAGGGGCCTTGAAGTCGTCAGGATAGCGCTCATCGCGAGTTTTCTGGCAGTCATTTTCTTCCTCCCGCTGGTCCCATTATACCTTCTCCTCGCCCCCCTCTACAGGCCGGCCTTTGGAAAGTTCGCCGTCCTGCTCCTAATAATTCTCCTCGTCTTCACAGAGCGGAGTGTGAAAAGGATTTATGCGCTCTTCGTGGTGCTCCTCTCCGGACTCCTGGGCCTTTTTATTCTCTCGCTCCCGCTGAACGAGCCATTTTATGTCCTCTTCACCGGGCTCTTCGGCGTTCCGGTTATAGTCTCCTCCCTCCTGGCCGGGGCCAAGCGGGTAGAGCCTGGCAGTCCGGAGCTCGAGATTACTCCCAGAAGGCTCACTCTGTTTTCTTTCATGGGGACGCTCTTCGGTATGCTTGCTTCCCTCCTCCCGGCCTTCACGGCATCGCAGGCGGCCCTGCTCGGCTCGTTCATCTCCCGGGACGAGCGCTCGTTCCTGACAATCGTCTATTCCGTCAACACCGCCAACTTCCTCTTCGCCTTCCTCAACTTCCTTGAAACGGGAAGGGAAAGAAACGGAGTGGTGACGCTGATGGAGCCCCTGAGCGTCAAAGCCCTCCCGGCGTTCCTACTCGTTGCGCTCTTCGTGGGCCTCGCGGTTCTCCTCTACGGCGAGTCCCTTGCGAGGTTTCTGGCGGGGGCCCTATCGAGGCTCCCGTACCGGTTTATCAACCTCACTGTTCTGGCGTTTCTGGTTCTCCTGGCCTTCATCTTCGACGGCCTTCCGGGCCTGTTCGCGCTGACCGCTTCCTCGATTGTGGGTTACCTAACCGTTCTCCTCGGGGTGAAGAGGACGGCCTGCATGGGCTCCCTGATGCTCCCGGTTCTGCTAAGATGA
- a CDS encoding DUF5748 family protein translates to MHFDVVKEFLEEIGADWIELDGEIHLEPEVFYEVWKYIGQPELKTYVVEDEVVEPGSYDPPEMKYTDVKKIKVKKVYFETLDGKRIVTDYSEFQKIMKEKSA, encoded by the coding sequence ATGCACTTCGACGTTGTAAAGGAGTTCTTGGAAGAGATTGGCGCCGACTGGATTGAGCTCGACGGCGAAATCCACCTCGAGCCCGAGGTCTTCTACGAGGTTTGGAAATACATCGGCCAGCCCGAGCTGAAGACCTACGTCGTCGAGGACGAGGTTGTGGAGCCAGGCTCCTACGACCCGCCCGAGATGAAGTACACCGACGTCAAGAAGATTAAGGTCAAGAAGGTGTACTTCGAGACCCTCGACGGCAAGAGAATCGTGACGGATTACTCCGAGTTCCAGAAGATTATGAAGGAGAAGTCCGCCTGA
- a CDS encoding class I SAM-dependent rRNA methyltransferase, with product MARVIVDAQAARAIGKGAMIVFKKGVVRTEGDFEPGDIVEVYTRGGKFLGRGFVNPNSNIMVRLLIKDRETPITKELFKERIRKANEYRKKVLGYDKAYRMVYGEADYLPGLIVDRFNEIASLQISSIGMEKFKLDLAEAIMEVEPEIETVFEKNTGRSRRREGLPEIERVLLGKEKYRTIIEEGKAKFIVDMRGQKTGFFLDQRENRIALEKYVKPGMRVLDVFTYTGGFAIHAAVAGAEEVVAVDKSPRAIETAKENARLNGVEDKMKFIVGSAFPVMEEMLRRGEKFDIVILDPPAFVQHEKDLQRGLRAYFNVNHAGLKLVKEGGILVTCSCSQHVDMQAFKDMVIAAGAKAGKFLKMLEPYRTQAPDHPILMASKDTEYLKCLFLYVEDMR from the coding sequence ATGGCGAGGGTAATCGTTGACGCCCAGGCGGCGAGGGCCATAGGGAAGGGCGCGATGATAGTCTTCAAGAAGGGTGTCGTGAGAACCGAGGGGGACTTTGAGCCCGGGGATATAGTAGAGGTCTACACGAGGGGAGGGAAGTTCCTCGGCAGGGGCTTCGTCAACCCCAACTCAAACATAATGGTCCGCCTGCTCATCAAGGACAGGGAAACCCCGATAACGAAGGAGCTCTTCAAGGAGAGGATTAGGAAGGCCAACGAGTACAGGAAGAAGGTTCTCGGCTACGACAAGGCTTACAGAATGGTCTACGGCGAGGCCGACTATCTGCCCGGCCTGATAGTCGACCGCTTCAACGAGATAGCCTCACTTCAGATTTCGAGCATCGGCATGGAGAAGTTTAAGCTCGATTTGGCCGAGGCCATAATGGAGGTCGAACCGGAAATAGAGACCGTTTTCGAGAAGAACACCGGAAGGAGCAGGCGCAGGGAGGGGTTACCTGAAATCGAGCGCGTTCTCCTCGGTAAGGAGAAGTACAGAACGATAATCGAGGAAGGAAAGGCCAAGTTCATCGTCGACATGCGCGGTCAGAAAACGGGCTTCTTCCTCGACCAGCGCGAGAACAGGATAGCCCTGGAGAAGTACGTCAAGCCGGGAATGAGGGTTCTCGACGTCTTCACCTACACCGGTGGCTTCGCGATACACGCAGCGGTGGCTGGAGCCGAGGAAGTGGTTGCGGTTGACAAGTCCCCACGGGCCATTGAAACCGCCAAGGAGAACGCCAGGCTCAACGGCGTTGAAGATAAAATGAAGTTCATCGTCGGTTCCGCCTTCCCCGTTATGGAGGAGATGCTCAGGAGGGGCGAGAAGTTCGACATAGTTATCCTTGACCCACCTGCCTTCGTCCAGCACGAGAAGGACCTCCAGCGCGGACTCAGGGCTTACTTCAACGTCAACCACGCCGGCCTGAAGCTCGTTAAGGAGGGTGGAATCCTCGTCACCTGCTCCTGCTCCCAGCACGTTGACATGCAGGCCTTCAAGGACATGGTCATTGCCGCTGGGGCAAAGGCCGGCAAGTTCCTCAAGATGCTCGAGCCCTACAGGACTCAGGCCCCGGACCACCCGATACTCATGGCCTCGAAGGACACCGAATACCTTAAGTGTCTCTTCCTCTACGTTGAGGATATGCGCTGA
- a CDS encoding RlmF-related methyltransferase, whose protein sequence is MPLWKDGKLGLPVREAVKLFPELEEYVDELGRLDFSNRRARILYNRAIAKALFGLEIEYHPRGLVTPPISRYLFLKTFLRGGEKVLEIGTGHTAMMALMAERLFDCEVTATELDDEFFEYARRNIERNGAKVRLIKSDGGIIRGVIPEGERFDVIFSAPPYYERPTRGVLTEREGVGGGKYGEAFSVKLIEEARDYLRSGGRVALFLPDKEELIRVIAEKGEELGYSVKDVKFKAGTRWRHSLILRL, encoded by the coding sequence ATGCCCCTCTGGAAGGACGGAAAGCTCGGACTGCCTGTGAGGGAAGCGGTTAAGCTCTTTCCGGAGCTGGAGGAATACGTTGACGAGCTCGGAAGGCTCGACTTCTCGAACAGGAGGGCGAGGATACTCTACAATAGGGCGATAGCGAAGGCCCTCTTCGGGCTGGAGATAGAATACCACCCGCGCGGTCTCGTGACGCCCCCGATATCGCGCTACCTCTTCCTTAAGACGTTTTTGAGGGGCGGGGAGAAGGTTCTGGAGATTGGAACCGGACACACCGCGATGATGGCGCTTATGGCTGAGAGGCTTTTCGACTGTGAGGTAACGGCCACGGAGCTGGACGATGAGTTCTTTGAGTACGCGCGGAGGAACATCGAGCGTAACGGCGCAAAGGTCAGGCTAATCAAGAGCGACGGAGGCATAATCCGGGGGGTAATCCCCGAAGGAGAGCGCTTCGACGTCATCTTCTCGGCTCCTCCCTACTACGAGAGGCCGACGAGAGGCGTTTTAACGGAGAGGGAAGGCGTTGGCGGTGGGAAGTACGGCGAGGCCTTCTCGGTGAAACTTATTGAGGAAGCGAGGGACTACCTACGGTCCGGCGGAAGGGTGGCCCTCTTTCTTCCCGACAAGGAGGAGCTGATAAGGGTTATAGCCGAGAAGGGGGAAGAGCTGGGCTATTCCGTAAAGGACGTCAAATTCAAAGCTGGGACGCGGTGGAGGCACAGTTTGATACTCAGACTGTAA
- a CDS encoding M20 family metallo-hydrolase encodes MEFEGVLKEVESLRDEMVKTLVELIKIPAISPDYGYEGEYDKAQKLLEIIRDWPFDKVEVYNAPDERAKNGVRPNILAYYYGEKGEESERLWILTHIDVVPPGDLSKWTVTEPFKPLVKDGKVYGRGSEDNGQSLVASLYAVRAMMNLGIRPKRTVILAFVSDEETGSKYGIGWLMKEHPELFREDDLVLVPDGGNEDGTFIEVAEKGILWFRFKVKGQQVHASMPDKGLNAHRVALDLAYNLDKRLHEKYSERDGLFDPQESTFEPTMGGNPADSPNIIPGEHEVVFDCRVLPRYSLDDILRDVEDVAKEVKERHRKELDGKVLPEIEVEVLQRGDPAPPTDPNSEIVRLLKEAIKELRGKEAKVGGIGGGTFAAFFRRKGIPAVVWATLDEMAHQPNEYAKIDNMVEDAKVMTYLALR; translated from the coding sequence ATGGAGTTCGAAGGGGTTCTGAAGGAAGTTGAAAGCTTAAGGGATGAGATGGTAAAGACGCTCGTCGAGCTGATTAAGATTCCGGCCATAAGCCCCGACTACGGCTACGAGGGGGAGTACGACAAGGCGCAGAAGCTGCTTGAGATTATCAGGGACTGGCCCTTCGATAAGGTCGAGGTCTACAACGCCCCGGACGAGAGGGCCAAGAACGGGGTCAGGCCGAATATACTGGCCTATTACTACGGCGAGAAAGGCGAGGAGAGCGAGAGGCTCTGGATTCTCACGCACATCGACGTCGTTCCGCCGGGGGACCTGAGCAAGTGGACCGTTACGGAGCCCTTCAAACCGCTCGTGAAGGACGGCAAGGTTTACGGCAGGGGAAGCGAGGACAACGGACAGAGTTTGGTTGCTTCGCTTTACGCTGTGAGGGCCATGATGAACCTCGGGATAAGGCCGAAGAGAACCGTCATTTTGGCCTTCGTCAGCGACGAGGAAACCGGGAGCAAGTACGGAATCGGGTGGCTTATGAAGGAGCACCCGGAGCTGTTCAGGGAAGACGACCTCGTGCTCGTCCCGGACGGCGGAAACGAGGACGGAACGTTCATAGAGGTTGCCGAAAAGGGAATCCTCTGGTTCAGGTTCAAAGTTAAGGGCCAGCAGGTGCACGCGAGCATGCCGGACAAAGGTTTAAACGCGCACCGCGTCGCACTAGATTTGGCCTACAACCTCGACAAAAGGCTTCACGAGAAGTACAGCGAGAGGGACGGGCTCTTTGACCCGCAGGAGAGCACCTTCGAGCCGACGATGGGAGGAAACCCGGCCGACAGCCCCAACATAATTCCCGGCGAGCACGAGGTCGTTTTCGACTGCAGGGTTCTGCCGAGGTACAGCCTCGACGATATTCTCAGGGACGTCGAGGACGTCGCGAAGGAAGTTAAGGAGAGGCACAGGAAGGAGCTTGACGGGAAGGTTCTCCCCGAAATCGAGGTGGAGGTCCTCCAGAGGGGCGACCCGGCACCGCCGACAGACCCGAACAGTGAGATAGTGAGGCTCCTGAAGGAGGCGATAAAGGAGCTACGCGGGAAGGAAGCAAAGGTTGGTGGTATAGGTGGTGGAACCTTCGCGGCGTTCTTCAGGAGGAAGGGAATTCCGGCCGTCGTCTGGGCGACGCTCGACGAGATGGCCCACCAGCCCAACGAGTACGCCAAGATTGACAACATGGTCGAGGACGCCAAAGTAATGACCTACCTCGCCCTGCGCTGA
- a CDS encoding MBL fold metallo-hydrolase, producing MIEITFLGSGGGRFITITQFRSTGGFHIRASRNVYVDPGPGALVRSWRYKLDPRRLDAIFVSHRHVDHCNDLEVMVEAMTGGALKKRGTLIASKSVVYGDETHTPAISKYHIEVLESVHTPEPGNKIAIGEEEFLITPSQHSDPTTIGFRMKTAYGDISYIPDTAYFDGLIEWHDGARVLIAAITRPRDMGIPYHLSTDDAVEMLKSMEKKPEVLIMSHIGMKMHFANPYKEAKYIETVTGVKTYVAKEGFKVMIDKREIAVRTLRPARFV from the coding sequence GTGATAGAGATAACCTTCCTCGGAAGCGGGGGCGGGAGGTTCATCACAATAACCCAGTTCCGCTCCACGGGGGGATTCCACATAAGGGCGAGCAGGAACGTTTACGTCGACCCCGGACCGGGAGCGCTCGTCAGGAGCTGGCGCTACAAGCTCGACCCGAGGAGGCTCGATGCTATCTTCGTCTCCCACAGGCACGTTGACCACTGCAACGACCTCGAGGTCATGGTCGAGGCCATGACAGGCGGTGCGCTCAAGAAGAGGGGAACGCTGATAGCTTCGAAGAGCGTCGTCTATGGCGACGAGACTCATACACCTGCGATAAGCAAGTACCACATTGAGGTTCTTGAGAGCGTCCACACGCCAGAGCCGGGCAACAAGATAGCGATAGGCGAGGAGGAGTTCCTCATAACGCCGAGCCAGCACTCGGACCCCACAACCATCGGCTTCCGCATGAAGACCGCCTACGGCGACATCTCCTACATTCCCGACACGGCCTACTTCGACGGCCTGATAGAGTGGCACGACGGGGCGAGAGTTCTCATAGCTGCCATAACGCGCCCGAGGGACATGGGAATTCCCTACCACCTCAGCACCGACGATGCCGTTGAGATGCTCAAGAGCATGGAGAAAAAGCCGGAAGTCCTGATAATGAGCCACATCGGCATGAAGATGCACTTCGCCAACCCCTACAAGGAGGCAAAGTACATCGAAACTGTAACGGGCGTCAAGACCTACGTCGCAAAGGAGGGCTTTAAGGTCATGATAGATAAAAGGGAAATAGCCGTCAGGACCCTTCGACCCGCGCGCTTCGTTTGA
- the glmM gene encoding phosphoglucosamine mutase has product MKLFGTAGIRGRLWEKVTPELALKVGMAVGTYRSGKAVVARDGRTSSIMLKNALISGLLASGMEVLDADLIPTPALAWATREHGDAGVMITASHNPPTDNGIKVFNGDGTEFYVEQEGELEEIIFSGNFRKAEWNEIKTVKSLDVINDYIGAVLDFVNHETDLKVLYDGANGSGSVLAPYLLREMGAKVISVNAHVDGHFPGRKPEPRYENIAYLGELVKELGVDLAIAQDGDADRIAVFDERGNYVDEDTVIALFAKHYVEENGGGTVVTSINTGSRIDEVVEKAGGKVVRVPLGQPHDGIKRYNAIFAGEPWKLVHPKFGNWIDSFVTMALLIRMIDENGPLSKLVSEIPVYYLRKENVPCPDELKGKVVERAREELEKALGEEIKEVLTISGYRFQLRDGSWVLVRPSGTEPKIRVVVEGPSEKRRDELFELAYKTVAKEVEKLKRSARVEGS; this is encoded by the coding sequence ATGAAGCTCTTCGGCACCGCGGGGATTCGGGGAAGGCTCTGGGAGAAGGTGACGCCCGAGCTTGCGTTGAAGGTCGGAATGGCCGTTGGAACTTACAGGAGCGGAAAAGCGGTCGTCGCGAGGGACGGGAGGACTTCAAGCATCATGCTCAAGAACGCTCTGATAAGCGGTCTGCTCGCGAGCGGGATGGAGGTTTTAGATGCCGATTTGATTCCAACTCCAGCTTTAGCCTGGGCAACGAGAGAGCACGGCGACGCTGGAGTTATGATTACAGCCTCCCACAATCCCCCGACCGACAACGGGATAAAGGTCTTCAACGGCGACGGGACGGAATTCTACGTCGAGCAGGAGGGGGAGCTTGAGGAGATAATCTTCTCCGGGAACTTCAGGAAGGCAGAGTGGAACGAGATTAAAACGGTTAAATCCCTCGACGTTATAAACGACTACATCGGAGCGGTTCTCGACTTCGTAAACCACGAGACGGACCTTAAAGTCCTCTACGACGGGGCCAACGGCTCCGGGAGCGTTTTGGCTCCTTACCTGCTCCGCGAGATGGGGGCCAAGGTTATAAGCGTGAACGCCCACGTTGACGGCCACTTCCCGGGAAGGAAGCCAGAGCCCCGCTATGAAAACATCGCCTACCTCGGGGAGCTTGTTAAAGAACTCGGCGTCGATTTGGCAATAGCTCAGGACGGCGACGCCGACAGGATAGCGGTCTTCGACGAGAGGGGTAACTACGTTGACGAGGATACAGTAATAGCGCTCTTCGCCAAGCACTACGTTGAAGAAAACGGCGGGGGAACGGTTGTTACGTCGATAAACACCGGGTCGAGGATTGATGAGGTGGTTGAAAAGGCCGGAGGGAAGGTTGTACGCGTTCCCCTCGGCCAGCCCCACGACGGCATAAAACGCTACAACGCCATCTTCGCCGGCGAGCCCTGGAAGCTCGTCCATCCAAAGTTCGGCAACTGGATTGACAGCTTCGTGACGATGGCGCTCCTGATTAGGATGATTGACGAGAACGGCCCGCTCTCGAAGCTCGTCTCGGAGATTCCGGTCTATTACTTGAGGAAGGAGAACGTTCCGTGCCCGGACGAACTCAAGGGGAAGGTCGTCGAGAGGGCCAGAGAGGAGCTTGAGAAGGCCTTAGGGGAGGAAATCAAAGAAGTCCTCACGATTTCGGGCTACCGCTTCCAGCTGAGGGACGGCTCGTGGGTTCTCGTCAGGCCGAGCGGGACGGAGCCGAAGATTCGCGTCGTCGTCGAGGGGCCGAGCGAAAAGAGAAGGGACGAGCTCTTCGAGTTAGCTTATAAAACGGTTGCAAAAGAAGTGGAAAAGCTCAAACGAAGCGCGCGGGTCGAAGGGTCCTGA